Proteins encoded in a region of the Poecilia reticulata strain Guanapo linkage group LG14, Guppy_female_1.0+MT, whole genome shotgun sequence genome:
- the LOC103475890 gene encoding glycine receptor subunit alpha-4-like isoform X7: MCLFSPVTWPRRGGNKQMLLWRKAMLPVGPGPPVNVTCNIFINSFGSITETTMDYRLNVFLRQQWNDPRLAYKEYPDDSLDLDPSMLDSIWKPDLFFANEKGANFHEVTTDNKLLRIFQNGNVLYSIRLTLTLSCPMDLKNFPMDSQTCIMQLESCEFILHGRRSQKLCVDLVSELIAHCAGSLCFLVGYTMNDLIFEWLDVGAVQVADDLTLPQFVLKEEKGLGYCTKNYNTGKFTCIEVQFYLERQMGYYLIQMYIPSLLTVILSWVSFWINMDAAPARVGLGITTVLTMTTQSSGSRASLPKVSYVKAIDIWMAVCLLFVFAALLEYAAVNFVSRQHKEFFRLRKKLKEQQRQQQQRATVCSRLLPVLPPII, from the exons ATGTGCCTGTTTAGTCCCGTAACATGGCCCCGACGTGGAGGTAACAAGCAGATGTTACTTTGGAGGAAAGCTATGCTTCCTGTTGGTCCCG GTCCTCCTGTCAACGTCACCTGCAACATCTTCATTAACAGCTTTGGATCCATCACTGAAACCACCATG GACTACCGGCTAAATGTGTTTCTGCGGCAGCAGTGGAATGACCCCCGACTTGCCTATAAGGAGTATCCAGACGACTCCCTGGACTTAGACCCCTCAATGCTGGACTCCATCTGGAAACCCGATCTGTTCTTTGCAAACGAAAAGGGAGCAAACTTCCACGAGGTTACGACCGACAACAAACTGCTCCGGATATTCCAGAATGGAAACGTCCTCTACAGCATCAG GCTGACGCTCACTCTCTCCTGCCCCATGGATCTGAAGAACTTCCCCATGGATAGCCAGACATGCATAATGCAACTGGAGAGCTGTGAGTTCATCCTTCATGGCAGGCGAAGCCAGAAGTTGTGTGTAGATTTGGTCAGTGAACTTATTGCTCACTGCGCAGGTTCTCTGTGTTTCCTAGTTGGCTACACCATGAACGACCTTATTTTTGAGTGGCTGGACGTCGGAGCGGTGCAGGTGGCCGACGATCTGACGCTCCCCCAGTTTGTGCTGAAAGAGGAGAAAGGTCTTGGTTACTGTACCAAGAACTACAACACAG GTAAATTCACCTGCATAGAGGTTCAATTCTACCTGGAGCGTCAAATGGGCTACTACCTGATCCAGATGTACATACCGAGCCTGCTCACCGTCATCCTGTCCTGGGTGTCCTTCTGGATCAACATGGACGCCGCGCCGGCCAGAGTGGGCCTGGGGATCACCACGGTGCTCACCATGACGACACAAAGCTCAGGCTCCAGAGCCTCTCTGCCAAAG GTGTCTTACGTCAAAGCCATAGACATCTGGATGGCCGTGTGTCTCCTCTTCGTGTTTGCCGCGCTGCTGGAGTACGCAGCTGTTAACTTCGTTTCACGCCAGCACAAGGAGTTCTTCAGACTCAGGAAGAAGCTTAAagagcagcagcggcagcagcagcagagagct ACAGTGTGTTCTCGGCTTCTTCCGGTTTTACCCCCAATAATATGA
- the LOC103475890 gene encoding glycine receptor subunit alpha-2-like isoform X3, whose protein sequence is MCLFSPVTWPRRGGNKQMLLWRKAMLPVGPGPPVNVTCNIFINSFGSITETTMQWNDPRLAYKEYPDDSLDLDPSMLDSIWKPDLFFANEKGANFHEVTTDNKLLRIFQNGNVLYSIRLTLTLSCPMDLKNFPMDSQTCIMQLESCEFILHGRRSQKLCVDLVSELIAHCAGSLCFLVGYTMNDLIFEWLDVGAVQVADDLTLPQFVLKEEKGLGYCTKNYNTGKFTCIEVQFYLERQMGYYLIQMYIPSLLTVILSWVSFWINMDAAPARVGLGITTVLTMTTQSSGSRASLPKVSYVKAIDIWMAVCLLFVFAALLEYAAVNFVSRQHKEFFRLRKKLKEQQRQQQQRAQGSSDGKGKGNATPGNNAAHGSATQRCSACAREEELAQQGFLLQSIGLSLSSAPEMDATPVFADLPPGLGFYEIRRRFVERAKRIDTISRAVFPMSFLMFNVLYWLTYKVLRHEDLQFTL, encoded by the exons ATGTGCCTGTTTAGTCCCGTAACATGGCCCCGACGTGGAGGTAACAAGCAGATGTTACTTTGGAGGAAAGCTATGCTTCCTGTTGGTCCCG GTCCTCCTGTCAACGTCACCTGCAACATCTTCATTAACAGCTTTGGATCCATCACTGAAACCACCATG CAGTGGAATGACCCCCGACTTGCCTATAAGGAGTATCCAGACGACTCCCTGGACTTAGACCCCTCAATGCTGGACTCCATCTGGAAACCCGATCTGTTCTTTGCAAACGAAAAGGGAGCAAACTTCCACGAGGTTACGACCGACAACAAACTGCTCCGGATATTCCAGAATGGAAACGTCCTCTACAGCATCAG GCTGACGCTCACTCTCTCCTGCCCCATGGATCTGAAGAACTTCCCCATGGATAGCCAGACATGCATAATGCAACTGGAGAGCTGTGAGTTCATCCTTCATGGCAGGCGAAGCCAGAAGTTGTGTGTAGATTTGGTCAGTGAACTTATTGCTCACTGCGCAGGTTCTCTGTGTTTCCTAGTTGGCTACACCATGAACGACCTTATTTTTGAGTGGCTGGACGTCGGAGCGGTGCAGGTGGCCGACGATCTGACGCTCCCCCAGTTTGTGCTGAAAGAGGAGAAAGGTCTTGGTTACTGTACCAAGAACTACAACACAG GTAAATTCACCTGCATAGAGGTTCAATTCTACCTGGAGCGTCAAATGGGCTACTACCTGATCCAGATGTACATACCGAGCCTGCTCACCGTCATCCTGTCCTGGGTGTCCTTCTGGATCAACATGGACGCCGCGCCGGCCAGAGTGGGCCTGGGGATCACCACGGTGCTCACCATGACGACACAAAGCTCAGGCTCCAGAGCCTCTCTGCCAAAG GTGTCTTACGTCAAAGCCATAGACATCTGGATGGCCGTGTGTCTCCTCTTCGTGTTTGCCGCGCTGCTGGAGTACGCAGCTGTTAACTTCGTTTCACGCCAGCACAAGGAGTTCTTCAGACTCAGGAAGAAGCTTAAagagcagcagcggcagcagcagcagagagct CAGGGAAGCAGTGACGGTAAGGGGAAGGGAAACGCCACGCCAGGAAACAATGCCGCTCACGGGAGCGCAACCCAGCGGTGCAGTGCCTGTGCCAGG GAAGAGGAGCTGGCGCAGCAGGGGTTTCTCCTCCAGAGCATTGGACTCTCCCTGTCCAGCGCCCCAGAAATGGACGCAACGCCGGTCTTCGCCGACTTGCCTCCCGGTTTAGGCTTTTATGAAATCCGGCGGCGTTTCGTGGAGCGGGCAAAGAGGATCGACACCATCTCCAGAGCCGTGTTCCCCATGAGCTTCCTCATGTTTAACGTGCTCTACTGGCTCACCTACAAAGTTCTACGGCACGAGGACCTCCAGTTCACTCTTTGA
- the LOC103475890 gene encoding glycine receptor subunit alpha-2-like isoform X1 → MCLFSPVTWPRRGGNKQMLLWRKAMLPVGPGPPVNVTCNIFINSFGSITETTMDYRLNVFLRQQWNDPRLAYKEYPDDSLDLDPSMLDSIWKPDLFFANEKGANFHEVTTDNKLLRIFQNGNVLYSIRLTLTLSCPMDLKNFPMDSQTCIMQLESCEFILHGRRSQKLCVDLVSELIAHCAGSLCFLVGYTMNDLIFEWLDVGAVQVADDLTLPQFVLKEEKGLGYCTKNYNTGKFTCIEVQFYLERQMGYYLIQMYIPSLLTVILSWVSFWINMDAAPARVGLGITTVLTMTTQSSGSRASLPKVSYVKAIDIWMAVCLLFVFAALLEYAAVNFVSRQHKEFFRLRKKLKEQQRQQQQRAQGSSDGKGKGNATPGNNAAHGSATQRCSACAREEELAQQGFLLQSIGLSLSSAPEMDATPVFADLPPGLGFYEIRRRFVERAKRIDTISRAVFPMSFLMFNVLYWLTYKVLRHEDLQFTL, encoded by the exons ATGTGCCTGTTTAGTCCCGTAACATGGCCCCGACGTGGAGGTAACAAGCAGATGTTACTTTGGAGGAAAGCTATGCTTCCTGTTGGTCCCG GTCCTCCTGTCAACGTCACCTGCAACATCTTCATTAACAGCTTTGGATCCATCACTGAAACCACCATG GACTACCGGCTAAATGTGTTTCTGCGGCAGCAGTGGAATGACCCCCGACTTGCCTATAAGGAGTATCCAGACGACTCCCTGGACTTAGACCCCTCAATGCTGGACTCCATCTGGAAACCCGATCTGTTCTTTGCAAACGAAAAGGGAGCAAACTTCCACGAGGTTACGACCGACAACAAACTGCTCCGGATATTCCAGAATGGAAACGTCCTCTACAGCATCAG GCTGACGCTCACTCTCTCCTGCCCCATGGATCTGAAGAACTTCCCCATGGATAGCCAGACATGCATAATGCAACTGGAGAGCTGTGAGTTCATCCTTCATGGCAGGCGAAGCCAGAAGTTGTGTGTAGATTTGGTCAGTGAACTTATTGCTCACTGCGCAGGTTCTCTGTGTTTCCTAGTTGGCTACACCATGAACGACCTTATTTTTGAGTGGCTGGACGTCGGAGCGGTGCAGGTGGCCGACGATCTGACGCTCCCCCAGTTTGTGCTGAAAGAGGAGAAAGGTCTTGGTTACTGTACCAAGAACTACAACACAG GTAAATTCACCTGCATAGAGGTTCAATTCTACCTGGAGCGTCAAATGGGCTACTACCTGATCCAGATGTACATACCGAGCCTGCTCACCGTCATCCTGTCCTGGGTGTCCTTCTGGATCAACATGGACGCCGCGCCGGCCAGAGTGGGCCTGGGGATCACCACGGTGCTCACCATGACGACACAAAGCTCAGGCTCCAGAGCCTCTCTGCCAAAG GTGTCTTACGTCAAAGCCATAGACATCTGGATGGCCGTGTGTCTCCTCTTCGTGTTTGCCGCGCTGCTGGAGTACGCAGCTGTTAACTTCGTTTCACGCCAGCACAAGGAGTTCTTCAGACTCAGGAAGAAGCTTAAagagcagcagcggcagcagcagcagagagct CAGGGAAGCAGTGACGGTAAGGGGAAGGGAAACGCCACGCCAGGAAACAATGCCGCTCACGGGAGCGCAACCCAGCGGTGCAGTGCCTGTGCCAGG GAAGAGGAGCTGGCGCAGCAGGGGTTTCTCCTCCAGAGCATTGGACTCTCCCTGTCCAGCGCCCCAGAAATGGACGCAACGCCGGTCTTCGCCGACTTGCCTCCCGGTTTAGGCTTTTATGAAATCCGGCGGCGTTTCGTGGAGCGGGCAAAGAGGATCGACACCATCTCCAGAGCCGTGTTCCCCATGAGCTTCCTCATGTTTAACGTGCTCTACTGGCTCACCTACAAAGTTCTACGGCACGAGGACCTCCAGTTCACTCTTTGA
- the LOC103475890 gene encoding glycine receptor subunit alphaZ1-like isoform X2, protein MCLFSPVTWPRRGGNKQMLLWRKAMLPVGPGPPVNVTCNIFINSFGSITETTMDYRLNVFLRQQWNDPRLAYKEYPDDSLDLDPSMLDSIWKPDLFFANEKGANFHEVTTDNKLLRIFQNGNVLYSIRLTLTLSCPMDLKNFPMDSQTCIMQLESCEFILHGRRSQKLCVDLVSELIAHCAGSLCFLVGYTMNDLIFEWLDVGAVQVADDLTLPQFVLKEEKGLGYCTKNYNTGKFTCIEVQFYLERQMGYYLIQMYIPSLLTVILSWVSFWINMDAAPARVGLGITTVLTMTTQSSGSRASLPKVSYVKAIDIWMAVCLLFVFAALLEYAAVNFVSRQHKEFFRLRKKLKEQQRQQQQRAGSSDGKGKGNATPGNNAAHGSATQRCSACAREEELAQQGFLLQSIGLSLSSAPEMDATPVFADLPPGLGFYEIRRRFVERAKRIDTISRAVFPMSFLMFNVLYWLTYKVLRHEDLQFTL, encoded by the exons ATGTGCCTGTTTAGTCCCGTAACATGGCCCCGACGTGGAGGTAACAAGCAGATGTTACTTTGGAGGAAAGCTATGCTTCCTGTTGGTCCCG GTCCTCCTGTCAACGTCACCTGCAACATCTTCATTAACAGCTTTGGATCCATCACTGAAACCACCATG GACTACCGGCTAAATGTGTTTCTGCGGCAGCAGTGGAATGACCCCCGACTTGCCTATAAGGAGTATCCAGACGACTCCCTGGACTTAGACCCCTCAATGCTGGACTCCATCTGGAAACCCGATCTGTTCTTTGCAAACGAAAAGGGAGCAAACTTCCACGAGGTTACGACCGACAACAAACTGCTCCGGATATTCCAGAATGGAAACGTCCTCTACAGCATCAG GCTGACGCTCACTCTCTCCTGCCCCATGGATCTGAAGAACTTCCCCATGGATAGCCAGACATGCATAATGCAACTGGAGAGCTGTGAGTTCATCCTTCATGGCAGGCGAAGCCAGAAGTTGTGTGTAGATTTGGTCAGTGAACTTATTGCTCACTGCGCAGGTTCTCTGTGTTTCCTAGTTGGCTACACCATGAACGACCTTATTTTTGAGTGGCTGGACGTCGGAGCGGTGCAGGTGGCCGACGATCTGACGCTCCCCCAGTTTGTGCTGAAAGAGGAGAAAGGTCTTGGTTACTGTACCAAGAACTACAACACAG GTAAATTCACCTGCATAGAGGTTCAATTCTACCTGGAGCGTCAAATGGGCTACTACCTGATCCAGATGTACATACCGAGCCTGCTCACCGTCATCCTGTCCTGGGTGTCCTTCTGGATCAACATGGACGCCGCGCCGGCCAGAGTGGGCCTGGGGATCACCACGGTGCTCACCATGACGACACAAAGCTCAGGCTCCAGAGCCTCTCTGCCAAAG GTGTCTTACGTCAAAGCCATAGACATCTGGATGGCCGTGTGTCTCCTCTTCGTGTTTGCCGCGCTGCTGGAGTACGCAGCTGTTAACTTCGTTTCACGCCAGCACAAGGAGTTCTTCAGACTCAGGAAGAAGCTTAAagagcagcagcggcagcagcagcagagagct GGAAGCAGTGACGGTAAGGGGAAGGGAAACGCCACGCCAGGAAACAATGCCGCTCACGGGAGCGCAACCCAGCGGTGCAGTGCCTGTGCCAGG GAAGAGGAGCTGGCGCAGCAGGGGTTTCTCCTCCAGAGCATTGGACTCTCCCTGTCCAGCGCCCCAGAAATGGACGCAACGCCGGTCTTCGCCGACTTGCCTCCCGGTTTAGGCTTTTATGAAATCCGGCGGCGTTTCGTGGAGCGGGCAAAGAGGATCGACACCATCTCCAGAGCCGTGTTCCCCATGAGCTTCCTCATGTTTAACGTGCTCTACTGGCTCACCTACAAAGTTCTACGGCACGAGGACCTCCAGTTCACTCTTTGA
- the LOC103475890 gene encoding glycine receptor subunit alpha-2-like isoform X5, whose translation MCLFSPVTWPRRGGPPVNVTCNIFINSFGSITETTMQWNDPRLAYKEYPDDSLDLDPSMLDSIWKPDLFFANEKGANFHEVTTDNKLLRIFQNGNVLYSIRLTLTLSCPMDLKNFPMDSQTCIMQLESCEFILHGRRSQKLCVDLVSELIAHCAGSLCFLVGYTMNDLIFEWLDVGAVQVADDLTLPQFVLKEEKGLGYCTKNYNTGKFTCIEVQFYLERQMGYYLIQMYIPSLLTVILSWVSFWINMDAAPARVGLGITTVLTMTTQSSGSRASLPKVSYVKAIDIWMAVCLLFVFAALLEYAAVNFVSRQHKEFFRLRKKLKEQQRQQQQRAQGSSDGKGKGNATPGNNAAHGSATQRCSACAREEELAQQGFLLQSIGLSLSSAPEMDATPVFADLPPGLGFYEIRRRFVERAKRIDTISRAVFPMSFLMFNVLYWLTYKVLRHEDLQFTL comes from the exons ATGTGCCTGTTTAGTCCCGTAACATGGCCCCGACGTGGAG GTCCTCCTGTCAACGTCACCTGCAACATCTTCATTAACAGCTTTGGATCCATCACTGAAACCACCATG CAGTGGAATGACCCCCGACTTGCCTATAAGGAGTATCCAGACGACTCCCTGGACTTAGACCCCTCAATGCTGGACTCCATCTGGAAACCCGATCTGTTCTTTGCAAACGAAAAGGGAGCAAACTTCCACGAGGTTACGACCGACAACAAACTGCTCCGGATATTCCAGAATGGAAACGTCCTCTACAGCATCAG GCTGACGCTCACTCTCTCCTGCCCCATGGATCTGAAGAACTTCCCCATGGATAGCCAGACATGCATAATGCAACTGGAGAGCTGTGAGTTCATCCTTCATGGCAGGCGAAGCCAGAAGTTGTGTGTAGATTTGGTCAGTGAACTTATTGCTCACTGCGCAGGTTCTCTGTGTTTCCTAGTTGGCTACACCATGAACGACCTTATTTTTGAGTGGCTGGACGTCGGAGCGGTGCAGGTGGCCGACGATCTGACGCTCCCCCAGTTTGTGCTGAAAGAGGAGAAAGGTCTTGGTTACTGTACCAAGAACTACAACACAG GTAAATTCACCTGCATAGAGGTTCAATTCTACCTGGAGCGTCAAATGGGCTACTACCTGATCCAGATGTACATACCGAGCCTGCTCACCGTCATCCTGTCCTGGGTGTCCTTCTGGATCAACATGGACGCCGCGCCGGCCAGAGTGGGCCTGGGGATCACCACGGTGCTCACCATGACGACACAAAGCTCAGGCTCCAGAGCCTCTCTGCCAAAG GTGTCTTACGTCAAAGCCATAGACATCTGGATGGCCGTGTGTCTCCTCTTCGTGTTTGCCGCGCTGCTGGAGTACGCAGCTGTTAACTTCGTTTCACGCCAGCACAAGGAGTTCTTCAGACTCAGGAAGAAGCTTAAagagcagcagcggcagcagcagcagagagct CAGGGAAGCAGTGACGGTAAGGGGAAGGGAAACGCCACGCCAGGAAACAATGCCGCTCACGGGAGCGCAACCCAGCGGTGCAGTGCCTGTGCCAGG GAAGAGGAGCTGGCGCAGCAGGGGTTTCTCCTCCAGAGCATTGGACTCTCCCTGTCCAGCGCCCCAGAAATGGACGCAACGCCGGTCTTCGCCGACTTGCCTCCCGGTTTAGGCTTTTATGAAATCCGGCGGCGTTTCGTGGAGCGGGCAAAGAGGATCGACACCATCTCCAGAGCCGTGTTCCCCATGAGCTTCCTCATGTTTAACGTGCTCTACTGGCTCACCTACAAAGTTCTACGGCACGAGGACCTCCAGTTCACTCTTTGA
- the LOC103475890 gene encoding glycine receptor subunit alpha-2-like isoform X6, which translates to MCLFSPVTWPRRGGNKQMLLWRKAMLPVGPGPPVNVTCNIFINSFGSITETTMDYRLNVFLRQQWNDPRLAYKEYPDDSLDLDPSMLDSIWKPDLFFANEKGANFHEVTTDNKLLRIFQNGNVLYSIRLTLTLSCPMDLKNFPMDSQTCIMQLESFGYTMNDLIFEWLDVGAVQVADDLTLPQFVLKEEKGLGYCTKNYNTGKFTCIEVQFYLERQMGYYLIQMYIPSLLTVILSWVSFWINMDAAPARVGLGITTVLTMTTQSSGSRASLPKVSYVKAIDIWMAVCLLFVFAALLEYAAVNFVSRQHKEFFRLRKKLKEQQRQQQQRAQGSSDGKGKGNATPGNNAAHGSATQRCSACAREEELAQQGFLLQSIGLSLSSAPEMDATPVFADLPPGLGFYEIRRRFVERAKRIDTISRAVFPMSFLMFNVLYWLTYKVLRHEDLQFTL; encoded by the exons ATGTGCCTGTTTAGTCCCGTAACATGGCCCCGACGTGGAGGTAACAAGCAGATGTTACTTTGGAGGAAAGCTATGCTTCCTGTTGGTCCCG GTCCTCCTGTCAACGTCACCTGCAACATCTTCATTAACAGCTTTGGATCCATCACTGAAACCACCATG GACTACCGGCTAAATGTGTTTCTGCGGCAGCAGTGGAATGACCCCCGACTTGCCTATAAGGAGTATCCAGACGACTCCCTGGACTTAGACCCCTCAATGCTGGACTCCATCTGGAAACCCGATCTGTTCTTTGCAAACGAAAAGGGAGCAAACTTCCACGAGGTTACGACCGACAACAAACTGCTCCGGATATTCCAGAATGGAAACGTCCTCTACAGCATCAG GCTGACGCTCACTCTCTCCTGCCCCATGGATCTGAAGAACTTCCCCATGGATAGCCAGACATGCATAATGCAACTGGAGAGCT TTGGCTACACCATGAACGACCTTATTTTTGAGTGGCTGGACGTCGGAGCGGTGCAGGTGGCCGACGATCTGACGCTCCCCCAGTTTGTGCTGAAAGAGGAGAAAGGTCTTGGTTACTGTACCAAGAACTACAACACAG GTAAATTCACCTGCATAGAGGTTCAATTCTACCTGGAGCGTCAAATGGGCTACTACCTGATCCAGATGTACATACCGAGCCTGCTCACCGTCATCCTGTCCTGGGTGTCCTTCTGGATCAACATGGACGCCGCGCCGGCCAGAGTGGGCCTGGGGATCACCACGGTGCTCACCATGACGACACAAAGCTCAGGCTCCAGAGCCTCTCTGCCAAAG GTGTCTTACGTCAAAGCCATAGACATCTGGATGGCCGTGTGTCTCCTCTTCGTGTTTGCCGCGCTGCTGGAGTACGCAGCTGTTAACTTCGTTTCACGCCAGCACAAGGAGTTCTTCAGACTCAGGAAGAAGCTTAAagagcagcagcggcagcagcagcagagagct CAGGGAAGCAGTGACGGTAAGGGGAAGGGAAACGCCACGCCAGGAAACAATGCCGCTCACGGGAGCGCAACCCAGCGGTGCAGTGCCTGTGCCAGG GAAGAGGAGCTGGCGCAGCAGGGGTTTCTCCTCCAGAGCATTGGACTCTCCCTGTCCAGCGCCCCAGAAATGGACGCAACGCCGGTCTTCGCCGACTTGCCTCCCGGTTTAGGCTTTTATGAAATCCGGCGGCGTTTCGTGGAGCGGGCAAAGAGGATCGACACCATCTCCAGAGCCGTGTTCCCCATGAGCTTCCTCATGTTTAACGTGCTCTACTGGCTCACCTACAAAGTTCTACGGCACGAGGACCTCCAGTTCACTCTTTGA
- the LOC103475890 gene encoding glycine receptor subunit alpha-2-like isoform X4, with the protein MCLFSPVTWPRRGGPPVNVTCNIFINSFGSITETTMDYRLNVFLRQQWNDPRLAYKEYPDDSLDLDPSMLDSIWKPDLFFANEKGANFHEVTTDNKLLRIFQNGNVLYSIRLTLTLSCPMDLKNFPMDSQTCIMQLESCEFILHGRRSQKLCVDLVSELIAHCAGSLCFLVGYTMNDLIFEWLDVGAVQVADDLTLPQFVLKEEKGLGYCTKNYNTGKFTCIEVQFYLERQMGYYLIQMYIPSLLTVILSWVSFWINMDAAPARVGLGITTVLTMTTQSSGSRASLPKVSYVKAIDIWMAVCLLFVFAALLEYAAVNFVSRQHKEFFRLRKKLKEQQRQQQQRAQGSSDGKGKGNATPGNNAAHGSATQRCSACAREEELAQQGFLLQSIGLSLSSAPEMDATPVFADLPPGLGFYEIRRRFVERAKRIDTISRAVFPMSFLMFNVLYWLTYKVLRHEDLQFTL; encoded by the exons ATGTGCCTGTTTAGTCCCGTAACATGGCCCCGACGTGGAG GTCCTCCTGTCAACGTCACCTGCAACATCTTCATTAACAGCTTTGGATCCATCACTGAAACCACCATG GACTACCGGCTAAATGTGTTTCTGCGGCAGCAGTGGAATGACCCCCGACTTGCCTATAAGGAGTATCCAGACGACTCCCTGGACTTAGACCCCTCAATGCTGGACTCCATCTGGAAACCCGATCTGTTCTTTGCAAACGAAAAGGGAGCAAACTTCCACGAGGTTACGACCGACAACAAACTGCTCCGGATATTCCAGAATGGAAACGTCCTCTACAGCATCAG GCTGACGCTCACTCTCTCCTGCCCCATGGATCTGAAGAACTTCCCCATGGATAGCCAGACATGCATAATGCAACTGGAGAGCTGTGAGTTCATCCTTCATGGCAGGCGAAGCCAGAAGTTGTGTGTAGATTTGGTCAGTGAACTTATTGCTCACTGCGCAGGTTCTCTGTGTTTCCTAGTTGGCTACACCATGAACGACCTTATTTTTGAGTGGCTGGACGTCGGAGCGGTGCAGGTGGCCGACGATCTGACGCTCCCCCAGTTTGTGCTGAAAGAGGAGAAAGGTCTTGGTTACTGTACCAAGAACTACAACACAG GTAAATTCACCTGCATAGAGGTTCAATTCTACCTGGAGCGTCAAATGGGCTACTACCTGATCCAGATGTACATACCGAGCCTGCTCACCGTCATCCTGTCCTGGGTGTCCTTCTGGATCAACATGGACGCCGCGCCGGCCAGAGTGGGCCTGGGGATCACCACGGTGCTCACCATGACGACACAAAGCTCAGGCTCCAGAGCCTCTCTGCCAAAG GTGTCTTACGTCAAAGCCATAGACATCTGGATGGCCGTGTGTCTCCTCTTCGTGTTTGCCGCGCTGCTGGAGTACGCAGCTGTTAACTTCGTTTCACGCCAGCACAAGGAGTTCTTCAGACTCAGGAAGAAGCTTAAagagcagcagcggcagcagcagcagagagct CAGGGAAGCAGTGACGGTAAGGGGAAGGGAAACGCCACGCCAGGAAACAATGCCGCTCACGGGAGCGCAACCCAGCGGTGCAGTGCCTGTGCCAGG GAAGAGGAGCTGGCGCAGCAGGGGTTTCTCCTCCAGAGCATTGGACTCTCCCTGTCCAGCGCCCCAGAAATGGACGCAACGCCGGTCTTCGCCGACTTGCCTCCCGGTTTAGGCTTTTATGAAATCCGGCGGCGTTTCGTGGAGCGGGCAAAGAGGATCGACACCATCTCCAGAGCCGTGTTCCCCATGAGCTTCCTCATGTTTAACGTGCTCTACTGGCTCACCTACAAAGTTCTACGGCACGAGGACCTCCAGTTCACTCTTTGA